The Pseudomonadota bacterium DNA window CCGGCGGCGTCGAGCGCGGCACCGTGGATGTGGCCCACGCGCTGATGCGCGCCGGCTGCCAGGCGATCGTCGCCTCTTCCGGCGGCACCATGGTGCGCGAGCTGGAACGGGCCGGCGCCACCCATATGACGCTGCCGGTCGACAGCAAGAATCCCTGGCGCATGCGGGCCAACATCGAGGCGCTGAGCGAGCTCATCCTCCGTCACGAGGTCGATCTCGTGCATGCCCGCAGCCGCGCCCCGGCGTGGAGCGCCTATTTTGCCGCCAAGCGCACCCAGCGGCCCTTCATCACCACCTTCCACGGCACCTACGGCGCCGGCAATCCGCTGAAGCGCCTCTACAACTCGGTGATGACCAGGGGCGACCGGGTGATCGCGATCTCGCGCTTCATCGCCCGCCACCTGACCGAGACCTACGGCACCGATCCAAAGCGCATCCGGGTCATTCCACGGGGCGTCGATTTCCTCAGCTTCGCGCCCGAGCAGGTGAAGCCGGAGCGCATCTCGACCTTGTCACGCACCTGGCGGCTGCCGGATGGCGTGCCGTTGGTGCTGCTTCCCGGCCGGCTCACTCGCTGGAAGGGCCAGACGGTGCTGATCGAGGCATTGGCGGAGCTGCAGCGGAGCGATCTTGTCTGCGTCATCGCCGGCTCCGAGCAGGGACGCGCCGCCTACCGCCGCGAGCTCGAGGCGTTGATCCAAGCCCGCGGCCTGGCGAGCCAGGTCCGGCTGGTCGGCGAATGCCGCGACATGCCGGCTGCCTACATGCTGGCCGACGTGGTGGTCTCCGCCTCGACCGAGCCCGAAGCCTTCGGCCGCGTCGTCGCCGAGGCGCAGGCGATGGGCCGCCCGGTGGTGGCGACCGACCATGGCGGTTCGCTGGAGACCTTGCTGCCGGGCGAGACCGGCTGGCTGGTGAAGCCCCGCGATGCCTCCGGGCTCGCCCATGCGCTGGCGACCGCGCTCGGCCTCGGCGTCGATGCGCGACGGAGCCTCTCCGAGCGCGCCATCGCCAATGCCCGCCAGAACTTCTCCAAGGAAGTGATGTGCCGAGACACGCTCAAGGTCTATGCCGAGGTCTTGCAATCCGCCGAAGCGGAAGCGGCGTGATCGGGGCGCCGGTTTGACCGGAACGCCACAGTGATCAAGCTCCCACAGTGATCAAGCCCCCACAGTGATCAAGATGAGCACCGCCGTTTCTGGGCAGGCCTCCGCCATCGCCCGGGTGCTGGTGATCAAGCATGGCGCGCTCGGCGACTTCGTGCAGGCGCTGGGCCCGATGGCGGCCATCCGCACGCAGCACAAGGGTGCGCATGTCGTCCTCATGACCACGCCCGGCTTAGCACCGCTTGGCCAGGCCTCGGGCTGGGCGGACGAGGTTTGGATCGACGATCGTCCCCGCCCCTGGCGCCTCGCCGCTTGGGCGCGGCTCCGCCGGCGCCTGCGGCGCTCCCGGTTCGACCGCGTCTATGACCTGCAGACCTCGAACCGCTCCAGCCTCTACTTCCAGCTGATGGGCCCGGGCCCGAGGCCGGAATGGTCGGGCATCGCCAGGGGCGCCTCGCACCCCCATGCCAATCCCGAGCGCGACCGCATGCACACCATCGATCGCCAGGCCGAGCAGCTGGCGATCGCCGGCATCGCCGCCGTGCCGCCGCCGGATCTCGCCTGGCTCGACGGCGACGTCGCCGGCCTCCGTCTGCCGGAGGACATGGTGCTGCTGGTGCCGGGCGGGGCCCGGCATCGGCCGGAGAAGCGCTGGCCGGTCGCGCGCTATGCCGCGCTGGCGCGCCGGCTCGTCGAGTCGGAGGTGACGCCGGTGCTCATCGGCGGAGCCGGGGAGGCGGCCCTCTGCCAGACGATCGCCCAGGGCGCATCCGGCACCCGCAACCTCGCGGGCAGAACCGACCTCTTGCAAGTGGCCGGGCTTGCCCGTCGAGCCCGCGTGGCGATCGGCAATGACACCGGCCCCATGCATATCGCGGCCGTGGTCGGCTGCCCGTCCCTCGTGCTCTTCTCGAACGCTTCCGACCCTGCTCGCTGCGCGCCCCGGGGACCCAGCGTCGGCGTCTTGCGCCGCCCGGAGCTGTCGGTGCTCACCGTCGATGAGGTGTGGACGGCGCTGGCGGACCTGCTGAGCCCCGATGCGCCGCCGGCGCCGCGCTAGCTGCGCTCCTTACGGTGCGCGGCCATATAGGAGCGCAAGACCGCGTTCATGCGGCTCAGGTGACCCTTGCCTTGCTTGCGAAACCAATCGAGCACATCAGTATCGACGCGAAGATGAACCGACTTCTTCGCGACCGGCATGACGACCCGGGCATTGCGCCAGAACGATTCGTCGATTTCGCGCACCGCCGCATCCCGGCGCGTCGCCGTTTTCCCCTCCGCCCGCATGGATTTAAGTTCGGCAAGCGAGTATCGCTTCGTATCTTTCCTTGCCATCCCTCCCTACCTTCCAAGCGCTGATGATGCGGCACCAGCGCCGCGCCGCGTATAGACGACGAGATAGTAGTCGTCCTCGACACGGCCCAGGGCGCGGATGCGCGTCTCACCATAGGCACCTCGCTCATCATCGGCTTCAAGCACGGGGTTTTCGAAGATGAGTGCGGCATCTCTGAAATCGACGCCATGGTCCTCTAAGTTCCGCTGTCTCTTCGACTCATCCCATTCGAAGTCCATGCCTAACGGTACACATTTGTGTACATGGCTGCAACAGCACAATATTGAAGCGGCGCCCACACCTTGCCGAGAGTCGGCGTCTTGCGTCGCCGAAACAGACCGAACCGGACCCGCCTTCCGCGTCTTGGCGTGGGGCCGAGTCCCGTGTTCTAGTAAAGGCGGGCCGTGTCGATGCCGCCTCCGGGGGTGCCATGCTGTATCTTCTAGCGATCTTAATTTCGCCCTTGGCGCTGCTGTTTGCCGGCAAACCTCTGCAGGCCCTGCTGAACGCGGTGATCTGGGTCGCCGCGTGGATTGGCTTGCTGTTCCTCGCTCCTGGGATCTTGCTGTGGCTGATCGGGGTCGTGCATGCGGTCCTCGTGATCAATGCCAAGCGCGCCGACCAGCGCACCGAGAAGATCATCGACGCCCTGGGGAACAAGCCTTCTCCCTAGAGAGGCCCGCCAACCAACGGGGTCTCTCTGGGTTGCGGGATCGATGGTCTCGGGGTATTGTCCTGGCCCCCATGAGGGGCGCTGCCCGCTTCGCGGGCCTGCCGGAGAGCCTGTCCATGTCGGTGCTGAGCCTGCGTGTTGAGATCGAGGACGGAGCCGCCTTGCCGGCTCGCGGTTCCGCTCGCCCGCATGCTCTGGCGCGCCCGGCCACGGGGACGGCGCGAACTAGCCCGGCCCGCTCGGCCTGAAGAGCAACGCTGCCCGACCGTTCCGGCCGCGCTCGAGTGAGGACTGCCCTATCCTCGGCTCGCCGGTCCATGCATTGAAGGCTTGAACCCGCCATGCCCGCCATAACGCTCCCCGACGGCAGCGTCCGTCGCTTCGATGAACCCGTGTCCGGCGCCGAGATCGCCAAAGCGATCGGCCCGGGCCTCGCCAAGGCCGCGCTCGCGGTCAAGTCGGACGGCCGCGTCCTCGACCTTGCCACCAGGTTCGAGGAGGACGCCCGCATCGAGATCGTGACCTCGAAGCACGCCGACGCGCTCGAGCTCATCCGCCACGATGCCGCGCACGTGCTGGCGGAGGCGGCGAAGGAGCTCTACGGCGATGACGTGCAGGTGACCTTCGGGCCGGCGGTCGAGAACGGCTTCTACTATGATTTCCATCGCGACGAACCGTTCACGCCCGACGATCTGGCGAAACTGGAAGCGCGCATGCACGAGATCGTCGACCGCGACGAGCCGATCGCGCGCCAGGTCTGGGACCGCGACCAGGCGGTCCGTTTCTTCGAGTCGATCGGCGAGCAGTTCAAGGCCGAGCACGTCGCCACGATCCCCGCCGGCGAGCCCATCACCATCTACAGCCAGGGCAAGTTCATCGATCTGTGCACGGGCCCGCACCTGCCTTCGACGGCGAAGCTGGGACATGCCTTCAAGCTGACGAAGCTCGCCGGCGCCTATTGGCGGGGCGATGCCAGGAACGCGCAGCTGCAGCGGGTCTACGGCACGGCCTGGGCCAGTCCCGAGCAGCTCAAGGCTTATCTCACGCAGATCGAGGAGGCCGAGAAGCGCGATCACCGCCGGCTCGGCCGCGAGATGAATCTCTTTCATCAGCAGGAAGAAGCGGCCGGCAGCGTGTTCTGGCATCCCAAGGGCTGGACGCTCTATCGCATCCTCGAACGCTACATGCGTCAGCGCCTGGAGCTGGCCGATTATCTCGAGGTGAAGACGCCGCAGCTCTTGGACCGCGCGCTGTGGGAAGCCTCGGGCCATTGGGAGAAATTCCGCGAGAACATGTTCATTGCGGAATCCCAGGACGAGCGCGTGCTGGCGCTGAAGCCGATGAACTGCCCGGGCGCGGTGCAGATCTTCAAGCAAGGCTTGAAGAGCTACCGCGATCTCCCCTTGCGCCTGGGCGAGTTCGGCTCCTGCCATCGCAACGAGCCGTCCGGCGCCTTGCATGGCATCATGCGGGTCCGCGCCTTCACGCAGGACGACGGGCACATCTTCTGCACCGAAGATCAGATCACCGCCGAGGGCACGCGGTTCTGCGCGCTCCTGCAGAGCGTCTATGCCGATCTCGGCTTCACCGACATTCATGTGAAGTTCTCCGACCGGCCGGCGGTGCGCGCCGGCTCGGACGAGATCTGGGACAAGGCCGAAGCCGCACTCAAGGAAGCGATCGAGGCGGCGAAGTTCCCCTATGAGATGAATCCGGGCGAGGGCGCCTTCTACGGGCCAAAGCTGGAATTCATCCTACGCGATGCCATCGGCCGGGATTGGCAATGCGGCACCTTGCAGGTGGATTTCGTGCAGCCCGAGCGGCTCGATGCCTCTTACATCGGCGAGGATGGCGCCAAGCACCGGCCGGTGATGCTGCATCGCGCCATCCTCGGCTCATTCGAGCGTTTCATCGGCATCCTGATCGAGCACTACGCCGGCAAATTCCCGATCTGGCTGGCACCGGTACAAGCTGTTGTGGCCACCATCACCTCGGACGCCGATGTCTATGCCGAAGCGGTGGCGAAGGCGGCGCGCGCCGCCGGGCTCCGCGTTGAGGTCGACACGCGCAACGAGAAGATCGGCTACAAGGTGCGTGAGCACAGCCACGCCAAGGTGCCGGTGATGCTGGTCGTCGGCAAACGCGAGGCGGCGGAGCACACGGTCGCGCTCCGCCGTTTGGGCGGCGATGCCCAAGAAGTGCTTGCGCTCGATGCCGCCGTACTTAGACTGAAACAGGAAGCCGCCGTTCCCTCGATGCACGCATCGCCATGACGGCAGCCTACAAACCGTTAAACCGCAAATAGGAGGACATACATCCCTCGACCCCCTTTGGACGTTACGCCGAGCCGCGACGGGCCCCGCGTCAACGAAGAGATCCGCGCCCTCAAGCTGCGCTTGATCGGTGCCGATGGCGAGATGATCGGTGTCGTGACCGTCAATGAAGCCCTGGAGGCCGCTGTCGCCGCCGGGCTCGACTTGGTCGAGATCGCCCCCCAGGCCGATCCACCCGTCTGCAAGATCCTCGACTACGGCAAATTCAAATACGAGGCGCAGAAGAAAAAGAGCGAAGCGCGCAAAAAGCAGAAGATCATCGACGTCAAGGAGATCAAGCTCCGCCCCGGCATCGACGACAACGACTACAATGTGAAGATGCGGGCGATGCGGCGCTTCCTCGAAGAGGGCGACAAGGTGAAGGTCACCATGCGCTTTCGCGGCCGCGAGCTCGCCCACCAGGAGCTGGGGATGGAGGTGCTGGTGCGCGTGCGCACCGAGCTCGAGGAGATGGCCAAGGTGGAGCAGCTGCCCCGCATGGAAGGCCGCCAGATGGTGATGGTGCTGACGCCGAAGTGAGGCGTCGGTGCGATCGCGCTGGCTGACTCATTTACACTCGCCGCCGAAGACCCTCACCCGCCTCGCTCACGCTCGGCACCGTCGGGGACGGCCGCGCCGGATCCTTCCGGCGCGGCGTTGGAGACGGGAGGACCCGTCTCCAACCGTCCCGACCCCGTGATACGGGAGAGGGGCTGTAGGCGTTGCTCCCTGTCTCCCTCTCCCGCACCGCGGGAGAGGGCTGGGGTGAGGGTCCTACTATCTAGAAATCCGTGCAGCGGCCGTCCTTCTCCCAGTCGCCATAGCGGGTGGGCTCGGGACCGGTCGGTCCGCCGACCTCGTCCTTTTGCGCGGGGACCTTTGGCGGCGGGTTGGCGCTCTTGTCCGCCGGAAGGGGAGCCGGGCGCTCGCCGGGCACGGCGCGCGCAACGGATGGCTTGCCGAGGGGAACCTCGCGGAAGCGCTTTTCAGGTCCGGCCATGGCGCCACTATGGCGCCCTCGGAAGAGCCCGCCAAGACTTGAACTAGACGCATTAGCGCGCCAACTATGGGGCGCTCCGACTTGCGAGCTAATCCAATGTCCGTATCCCCATGGCCGCCAATTTCCGAACCGCGCTGCTGCTTGCGGGCTTGACCGCGCCCGGGACCGGGCGACGCGGACCCTGGGGCTGATCCGTGACGGGTATCGGCCGAGCGCGAAGCAGCAAGCAACACGTCACGCGAGAGGAGGCCGGACCCAATCCTGCGGGGCAGGCGGCGCGGGCGGCAGCGCTTTCCCTCCTCATCGAGGTGCTGGACCGGGCAAGGCCGCTCGACGGGGCGCTCACCGGCGCACCGGCAAGCGCCGGCTTGGAGGCGCGCGACCGCGCCTTTGCCAGGTTGATCGCTACCACCGTGCTGAGGCGCTTGGGACAGATCGATGCGCTCATCGATCATTGCCTCAGCCATCCCTTGCCGAAGGAGGCGGGTCCGGTCCGCCAGGTGCTGCGCCTGGCGGTGGCACAGCTCGCCTTTCTGGGCACGGCACCCCACGCCGCCGTCGAGACCGCAGTCGGCCTCGCGCCCGAGCGTTTCAAGGGATTGGTCAATGCGGTGCTGAGGCGCCTTGTCCGCGAGGCGCCTTCCCTTATCGCCGAGCAACACGCCGCCGCGCTCAACACGCCGAAATGGCTGTGGGATTCCTGGTGCGCCAGCTACGGCGAACGGACCGCCGAGGCGATGGCGCTCCAGCATCAGGCGGAGCCGCCGCTCGACCTCATAGTGAAAGCGGCCGCCCGGGAATGGGCCGAACGCCTGGGCGGCCGGATCCTGCCGACCGGCGGCATCAGGCTCACCGGCGGCGGCCTCGTCACCCAGCTTGCCGGCTATGAGGAGGGCGCTTGGTGGGTGCAGGATGCCGCCGCCAGCCTGCCGGCGCGCCTGCTGGGCCAAGTCGCGGGAAAGCGCGTGGCCGATCTCTGCGCGGCACCGGGCGGCAAGACCGCGCAGCTCGCCCTTGCCGGCGCCGCGGTTACGGCGGTCGATCGCTCGCCGCAGCGGCTCGAGCGGGTCGCCGAGAATTTGAAGCGGCTCGGCCTCGAGGCCACGCTCATCCGTGCCGATGCGAGCCAATGGACGCCGCCGGCCAAGCTCGATGCGGTGCTGCTCGATGCGCCCTGCAGCGCCACCGGGACGATCCGTCGCCATCCCGACTTGACCTGGCTGAAGCGCCCCGAGGATCTGGCGAGCCTGACGGCGCTGCAGGACCGCCTGCTGGATGCTGCCAGCGGCTTCCTGAAGCCGGGTGGCATACTCCTTTACTCGGTCTGCTCGCTCCAGCCGGAGGAAGGACCGTCCCGCATCGCCCGGCTCCTCTCCGGCGGACGCCGGCTTGAACGGGTGCCGATCGAGGCCGGCGAGGTCGATGGCCAGAGCCAGTTCCTCACCCAAGCGGGCGAGCTCCGAACGCTCCCCTGTCACTGGCCGGATCTCGGCGGCATCGACGGTTTCTATGCCGCGCGTTTGCGGTTTATTGGTTAACGTTGCCCCGGCCGCGGCGAGGCTGTAAACAGCGATCCGTGCCTCAAATTGCCCGTCCCCTCATCGCGCCTTCGATCCTTTCGGCCGATTTTGCGCGGCTCGGCGAGGAGGTCCGCGCGATCGACAAGGCCGGCGCCGACTATGTGCATGTCGACGTCATGGATGGCCATTTCGTCCCCAATCTCACCATCGGTCCGGGCGTGGTGAGAGCGCTCCGGGCGCACACCAAGAAGCCCTTGGACGTGCACCTCATGATCGCGCCGGTCGATCCGCTGCTGGGCGCCTTCGCCGATGCCGGGGCCGACATCATCACCGTGCATGTCGAGGCCGGTCCGCACACCCATCGCAGCCTGCAGACGATCAGGGCCTTGGGCAAACGCGCCGGCGTCTCGCTCAACCCGTCGACTCCGCCCGAAGCGATCCACTATCTCCTGGGCGAGGTCGATCTGGTGCTGGCGATGACGGTCAATCCCGGCTTCGGCGGCCAGAGCTTCATCGCTCAGCAGGTGGAGAAGATCCGGCGCCTGAAAGCAATGATCGAGGCCTCGGGGCGGCCGATCGAGCTCGAGGTCGATGGCGGCATCACACCGGAGACTGCCCGCCAAGTGGTCGCCGCCGGCGCCACCGTGCTGGTCGCCGGCACCGCGGTGTTCTCCGGCGGCCCGCCTGAGTACCAGCGCAACATCGAGCGGCTCCGCGGCGGGGGATGAGGCGCCTGCCTCTTTGAGCATCATGGGCCGTCTCAAGCAATTGGTGTATCGCTCCGCCCCCTACCGCTGGCTCTTGCAGCCCCGCGGCACGGTCACATTGTCGGTTCCGCTGTCCGTCGCCTGGCCCGGCAATCCGACCCGCGGGCGCGGAATCGCGCAAGGCGAGATCACCTTGGGCGGCCGCAGCGTGCCCCTCGCCGGCCCGGGATGGCCCGACGCCGATGTGCCGTCCTCCGCTTGGCTGGCCGAGCTCGACGGCTTCGATTGGCTGGCCGATCTGCGCGAGCTCGGCGGCGATCCAGGACGCCGCGGCGCGCGCGAGCTGGTCAACCGCTTCCTCGATGCCCATGGCGTCTGGCACCCGCTCGCCTGGCGCGCCGATGTGCTGGGCCGCCGCATCGCCGCCTGGCTCGGCTACTACGACTTCTTCGCCGCCAGCGCCGAGGATGAGTTCAAGGATCGCCTCGCGCTGGCGCTCACCCGCCAGCTCCGCCACTTGGCCCGGGTGGCCGACGATGCGAGGCCGGGTGCCGCCAGCATCTCGGCTTGCCGCGGCCTCATCCTCGGCGCGCTGGCGCTTGCCGGCGAACGGCGGCACCTCAAGCCGGCGCTGGATCGCCTGGCTTCCGCCCTCAGGGCGCAGGTGCTGACGGATGGCGGTCACGCCTCGCGCAGCCCCCAGGTGCATCTCCGGGTCGTGGCCGATCTCATCGACATCCGCCAAGCGCTCCGGACCGCACAGCAGCCGATTCCCGAAGCGCTCACCAGTGCCATCGAGGCGATGGCGGCGATGCTGCGCTATCTCCGCTACGCCGACGGCACCTTGGCCCTGTTCAACGGTGCCAACGAAGGCGAGATCGGGTTCCTCGAAACCGTCATCGCCCAATCGGAATCGCGGCCGCGGCTGGCCGTGGCCGCACCCGACATGGGCTTCCAGCGCCTGGCGGCCGGACGCACGGTGCTGCTCGTCGACGCCGCCGGGCCGGTTGCCCTCGAGGGCAGGGCCCATGCCGGCACCTTGGCCTTCGAGCTTTCGATCGCCCGCGAGCGTCTGGTGGTGAATTTGGGCGGCGCCGGCCATCACGAGATCGAATGGCAGGCCGCCCAGCGCTCCACCGCCGCGCATTCGACCTTGACCATCGACGACACCAACTCCAGCGCGATCGCGCCGGACGGTTCCCTCGGCCGCGCGCCCGACGAGGTCACCGTGAACCGCGAGGAAACCGACGGCCAGGTCTGGCTGGATGCCAGCCACAACGGCTATGCCGAACGCTTCGCGGTGATCCACCGCCGCCGTCTCTATCTGTCGGCCGATGGCGAGGATGTGCGCGGCGAGGACGTGCTGACCGGCGCCGGCAGCCACCAATTCGCCATCCGCTTTCACTTGCATCCGAAGGTGCAGGTGAGCCTCGCCCAGAACGGCGTCGCGGCTTTGCTGCGCCTGCCCTCCGGCCTCGGCTTTCGGCTCAGGGCCCAGGGCGGGCGCCTCAGCCTCGGCGACAGCGTCTATCTGGGCCAGGTCGGCGAGATGCGCCGCAGCCGGCACGTCGCCATCACCGGGGTGTGCGCGAACGGCAACGCCCAGGTCAAATGGGCGATCAGGCGCGACAGCAAAAAGGACGCGCCGGCGTAGAGAAATCACGCGCAAAAGGCCTCGCGTGCGATGCCTGGAATGCGGGAGCCGACCACTCCTAGAATCCGGGCTCCCGACCAATTCAGAAAATGGCTACCATCGACGCCAAATCGGTCGTCATCCGGGGAATCGCGGTTAGAAAGAAGCTTACAATGCCCACGACCCTCGAAGCTGTGCGCCCGATAGAATTGGCCGATATACGGGAAGCACGCAATCGAATAGCTAAGACCATCGTGCGCACACCATTGGTCCGCCTTGAACTGGGGCCAGACTACCCCGACATCCGCCTCAAGCTGGAGAATCTGCAACCGATCAACGCCTACAAACTGCGGGGTGCCGCCAACGCAGTGGCATTGCTGTCGGAGTCAGAGCGCAAGCAGGGCGTGTGGACGATCAGCGCCGGAAATGCCGGACAAGGCGTCGCTTATGCGGCAAGACAGGCGGGCGTGCCGTGCACGGTCGTGGTGATCGCGACGGCGCCGGAATCGAAGATCGAGCGGATGCGGGCGCTCGGCGCAAAACTCATCCCGGTGCCATACGACGTAGTCTGGAAGGCCCTTGAGGAACGTTCGTTTCCCGAAGTCGAAGGGACGTTCGTACACCCCTTCGACGATCACAATTTCATCACCGGTCATGCGACGATGGGTCTCGAGATTCTCGAAGATGCACCCGACACCGTGGCCGTCATTGCCAGCGTTGGCGGCGGCGGGCTCATCACCGGCGTCGGCAGCGCGCTAAACGCACTTAACCCAGGGATCAAGGTTTGGGGCGCTGAACCGGAGACGGCCGCTCCCGCCGCGCTGTCGTTTGCCATGGGATCGCCGCAAGTGTTCAAGGACTGGAAGCCTTCGTTTGTGGACGGCGCCGGCGGCAAAAGCCTCTTCCCACGCATGTGGGATCGAATGAAGCCTGTAGTGGACGGCTACATCGTGGTTAGCCTGGACGAGACGAAGAAGGCCATGCGGCTGATGGCGGAAAAGGCGCGCATCATTGCCGAGGGGGCTGGCGCTCTGTCGGTGGCCGCCGCATTGACCGGAAAAGCCGGCCAAGGGCCGATCGTCGCGATCGTCTCCGGGGGCAATGTCGATCTGAAGATATTCTGCGAGATAATCGGCTCGTCAGCCGGTTGAGATGATCGAGCGCGCGGCCGCGCGCCATGTCCGCCAGGAATCCATCTGATGCAGCCAGGAAGTGGGTCAACATGAAGACCGTGATGAGCTGGGATGCGTGGATGAGCTACGACGCGCTCGGGCTGGCGGAGTTGGTGCGGCGCAAGGAGGTCACGCCGCGCGACCTCGCTGAGCAGGTGGCTGCCGGAATCGCCAAAGTCAATCCGGCGATCGGCGCGGTGGTCGAGGTCTTCGAGGATGTCGTTGCCGATCCGCTGAAGGACGGCATGCGGCCTGACGGTATTTTCGCCGGTGTCCCGTATCTGATGAAGGATCTCGGGCCGACGCTGAAGGGCCGCAAGCAGGAGATGGGTGCCCGGCTCATGCAAGGCAACGTCGCGACCGCCGACAGCTTCCTCACCACCAGGATCCGCCAGGCCGGCCTCAACATCATGGGGCGCACGACGACGCCCGAGTTCGGCGTCTGTGGCTCGGTTGAGAACGAGAAGGTCTACGTCTCTCGCAACCCCTGGGATCGCGCCTACACGACCGGGGGTTCGTCGGCAGGCACCGGTGCCGCCATCGCCGCCGGCGTCATCCCGCTCTCGCATGCAAGTGACGGCGGGGGCTCGATCCGCATTCCCGCCGGCATCAACGGCACCAT harbors:
- a CDS encoding glycosyltransferase family 4 protein, with the protein product MTRLDSSTPSLSDGRPAVILQVLPSLTTGGVERGTVDVAHALMRAGCQAIVASSGGTMVRELERAGATHMTLPVDSKNPWRMRANIEALSELILRHEVDLVHARSRAPAWSAYFAAKRTQRPFITTFHGTYGAGNPLKRLYNSVMTRGDRVIAISRFIARHLTETYGTDPKRIRVIPRGVDFLSFAPEQVKPERISTLSRTWRLPDGVPLVLLPGRLTRWKGQTVLIEALAELQRSDLVCVIAGSEQGRAAYRRELEALIQARGLASQVRLVGECRDMPAAYMLADVVVSASTEPEAFGRVVAEAQAMGRPVVATDHGGSLETLLPGETGWLVKPRDASGLAHALATALGLGVDARRSLSERAIANARQNFSKEVMCRDTLKVYAEVLQSAEAEAA
- a CDS encoding glycosyltransferase family 9 protein encodes the protein MSTAVSGQASAIARVLVIKHGALGDFVQALGPMAAIRTQHKGAHVVLMTTPGLAPLGQASGWADEVWIDDRPRPWRLAAWARLRRRLRRSRFDRVYDLQTSNRSSLYFQLMGPGPRPEWSGIARGASHPHANPERDRMHTIDRQAEQLAIAGIAAVPPPDLAWLDGDVAGLRLPEDMVLLVPGGARHRPEKRWPVARYAALARRLVESEVTPVLIGGAGEAALCQTIAQGASGTRNLAGRTDLLQVAGLARRARVAIGNDTGPMHIAAVVGCPSLVLFSNASDPARCAPRGPSVGVLRRPELSVLTVDEVWTALADLLSPDAPPAPR
- a CDS encoding BrnA antitoxin family protein, yielding MARKDTKRYSLAELKSMRAEGKTATRRDAAVREIDESFWRNARVVMPVAKKSVHLRVDTDVLDWFRKQGKGHLSRMNAVLRSYMAAHRKERS
- the thrS gene encoding threonine--tRNA ligase — protein: MPAITLPDGSVRRFDEPVSGAEIAKAIGPGLAKAALAVKSDGRVLDLATRFEEDARIEIVTSKHADALELIRHDAAHVLAEAAKELYGDDVQVTFGPAVENGFYYDFHRDEPFTPDDLAKLEARMHEIVDRDEPIARQVWDRDQAVRFFESIGEQFKAEHVATIPAGEPITIYSQGKFIDLCTGPHLPSTAKLGHAFKLTKLAGAYWRGDARNAQLQRVYGTAWASPEQLKAYLTQIEEAEKRDHRRLGREMNLFHQQEEAAGSVFWHPKGWTLYRILERYMRQRLELADYLEVKTPQLLDRALWEASGHWEKFRENMFIAESQDERVLALKPMNCPGAVQIFKQGLKSYRDLPLRLGEFGSCHRNEPSGALHGIMRVRAFTQDDGHIFCTEDQITAEGTRFCALLQSVYADLGFTDIHVKFSDRPAVRAGSDEIWDKAEAALKEAIEAAKFPYEMNPGEGAFYGPKLEFILRDAIGRDWQCGTLQVDFVQPERLDASYIGEDGAKHRPVMLHRAILGSFERFIGILIEHYAGKFPIWLAPVQAVVATITSDADVYAEAVAKAARAAGLRVEVDTRNEKIGYKVREHSHAKVPVMLVVGKREAAEHTVALRRLGGDAQEVLALDAAVLRLKQEAAVPSMHASP
- a CDS encoding translation initiation factor IF-3, whose protein sequence is MDVTPSRDGPRVNEEIRALKLRLIGADGEMIGVVTVNEALEAAVAAGLDLVEIAPQADPPVCKILDYGKFKYEAQKKKSEARKKQKIIDVKEIKLRPGIDDNDYNVKMRAMRRFLEEGDKVKVTMRFRGRELAHQELGMEVLVRVRTELEEMAKVEQLPRMEGRQMVMVLTPK
- a CDS encoding DUF1674 domain-containing protein codes for the protein MAGPEKRFREVPLGKPSVARAVPGERPAPLPADKSANPPPKVPAQKDEVGGPTGPEPTRYGDWEKDGRCTDF
- a CDS encoding methyltransferase domain-containing protein; translation: MGRARSSKQHVTREEAGPNPAGQAARAAALSLLIEVLDRARPLDGALTGAPASAGLEARDRAFARLIATTVLRRLGQIDALIDHCLSHPLPKEAGPVRQVLRLAVAQLAFLGTAPHAAVETAVGLAPERFKGLVNAVLRRLVREAPSLIAEQHAAALNTPKWLWDSWCASYGERTAEAMALQHQAEPPLDLIVKAAAREWAERLGGRILPTGGIRLTGGGLVTQLAGYEEGAWWVQDAAASLPARLLGQVAGKRVADLCAAPGGKTAQLALAGAAVTAVDRSPQRLERVAENLKRLGLEATLIRADASQWTPPAKLDAVLLDAPCSATGTIRRHPDLTWLKRPEDLASLTALQDRLLDAASGFLKPGGILLYSVCSLQPEEGPSRIARLLSGGRRLERVPIEAGEVDGQSQFLTQAGELRTLPCHWPDLGGIDGFYAARLRFIG
- a CDS encoding ribulose-phosphate 3-epimerase; translation: MARPLIAPSILSADFARLGEEVRAIDKAGADYVHVDVMDGHFVPNLTIGPGVVRALRAHTKKPLDVHLMIAPVDPLLGAFADAGADIITVHVEAGPHTHRSLQTIRALGKRAGVSLNPSTPPEAIHYLLGEVDLVLAMTVNPGFGGQSFIAQQVEKIRRLKAMIEASGRPIELEVDGGITPETARQVVAAGATVLVAGTAVFSGGPPEYQRNIERLRGGG
- a CDS encoding heparinase II/III family protein, whose translation is MGRLKQLVYRSAPYRWLLQPRGTVTLSVPLSVAWPGNPTRGRGIAQGEITLGGRSVPLAGPGWPDADVPSSAWLAELDGFDWLADLRELGGDPGRRGARELVNRFLDAHGVWHPLAWRADVLGRRIAAWLGYYDFFAASAEDEFKDRLALALTRQLRHLARVADDARPGAASISACRGLILGALALAGERRHLKPALDRLASALRAQVLTDGGHASRSPQVHLRVVADLIDIRQALRTAQQPIPEALTSAIEAMAAMLRYLRYADGTLALFNGANEGEIGFLETVIAQSESRPRLAVAAPDMGFQRLAAGRTVLLVDAAGPVALEGRAHAGTLAFELSIARERLVVNLGGAGHHEIEWQAAQRSTAAHSTLTIDDTNSSAIAPDGSLGRAPDEVTVNREETDGQVWLDASHNGYAERFAVIHRRRLYLSADGEDVRGEDVLTGAGSHQFAIRFHLHPKVQVSLAQNGVAALLRLPSGLGFRLRAQGGRLSLGDSVYLGQVGEMRRSRHVAITGVCANGNAQVKWAIRRDSKKDAPA
- a CDS encoding pyridoxal-phosphate dependent enzyme, which translates into the protein MATIDAKSVVIRGIAVRKKLTMPTTLEAVRPIELADIREARNRIAKTIVRTPLVRLELGPDYPDIRLKLENLQPINAYKLRGAANAVALLSESERKQGVWTISAGNAGQGVAYAARQAGVPCTVVVIATAPESKIERMRALGAKLIPVPYDVVWKALEERSFPEVEGTFVHPFDDHNFITGHATMGLEILEDAPDTVAVIASVGGGGLITGVGSALNALNPGIKVWGAEPETAAPAALSFAMGSPQVFKDWKPSFVDGAGGKSLFPRMWDRMKPVVDGYIVVSLDETKKAMRLMAEKARIIAEGAGALSVAAALTGKAGQGPIVAIVSGGNVDLKIFCEIIGSSAG